One Eretmochelys imbricata isolate rEreImb1 chromosome 22, rEreImb1.hap1, whole genome shotgun sequence DNA window includes the following coding sequences:
- the LOC144278551 gene encoding TLC domain-containing protein 5-like encodes MMLSVIFQVACSLTAWLSLYACFCYWNKHHTYEWSCRLVTLMHGVIVTCLSGYVALIDGPWPLTHPGTPNTPLQVRVLCLTLGYFIFDLSWCMYFKTEGDLMLSHHTLSICGMVLVLGLGKSATEINAIVFVSEITNPLLQARWFLRETGCYHSFVGEVVDFSFVALFMVLRIGVGGQIMYSVIVSSRPIWLIKAGGLAMYIVSLGFMIAICSFARRKVLKKYHAWRSASGGYVPLKTNGHLTSH; translated from the exons ATGATGCTCTCCGTCATTTTCCAGGTGGCCTGCAGCCTGACTGCCTGGCTCTCCCTTTATGCCTGTTTCTGCTATTGGAATAAGCACCATACTTACGAGTGGAGTTGCCGGCTGGTCACTCTGATGCATGGGGTCATTGTCACCTGCCTCTCTGGCTACGTTGCTCTTATCGATGGCCCCTGGCCTCTAACTCACCCAG GGACGCCAAACACGCCTCTCCAGGTCCGCGTGCTGTGCCTTACCTTGGGTTACTTTATCTTTGACCTCAGCTGGTGCATGTACTTCAAGACAGAAGGAGATCTCATGCTGTCTCATCACACACTGAGTATTTGTGGCATGGTGCTCGTGCTGGGGCTCGGCAAGTCAGCCACCGAAATCAATGCCATTGTCTTCGTCAGCGAGATCACCAACCCGCTGCTGCAGGCCCGCTGGTTCCTGCGGGAAACTGGGTGCTACCACAGCTTCGTCGGGGAAGTGGTGGATTTCTCCTTTGTGGCTCTCTTTATGGTGCTGCGGATTGGGGTGGGAGGCCAGATCATGTATTCCGTGATCGTCTCATCCAGGCCCATATGGCTAATCAAGGCTGGAGGCCTGGCTATGTACATCGTGTCCCTGGGGTTCATGATCGCAATCTGCAGCTTCGCTAGGAGGAAAGTGTTGAAAAAGTACCATGCCTGGAGGAGTGCGAGTGGTGGGTACGTGCCCCTGAAAACCAATGGGCATCTGACATCTCATTAG